From Candidatus Hinthialibacter antarcticus, the proteins below share one genomic window:
- a CDS encoding putative metalloprotease CJM1_0395 family protein, whose protein sequence is MDFQNEPGLTGLKRILPPRDFPRETSNARSSSERRAEGSSAPRSSQDTVEIKSDDNTRSGSKLTEQDQKEVEKLEKRDAEVRTHEQQHKSAGGGITGAIQLEYQVGPDGEQYAVGGEVSVDTSKEETPEATIQKAQQIQRAALAPAEPSNQDRAAASKAQRMEAEARLDLNEESRENAGISDPTVDEDGETEEAENPKNDIPAVIRSERTPEDTIKSADQIQRAALYSGEVTASDRLAATTARRLEAEARLELLVKSQNVEVTLPGQLNTEEVELPIEKVKNNEQVDILISKLSENSDKSSDQKSEDTPHIDLVA, encoded by the coding sequence ATGGATTTCCAAAATGAACCCGGTCTCACTGGACTTAAACGCATACTTCCCCCGCGAGACTTCCCCCGCGAGACTTCTAACGCGCGTTCTTCTAGCGAACGTCGTGCTGAGGGTTCCAGTGCGCCTCGCTCCTCTCAAGATACAGTCGAAATCAAAAGCGATGACAACACCCGCTCTGGTAGTAAACTGACCGAACAAGATCAAAAAGAAGTTGAAAAATTAGAGAAACGCGACGCCGAGGTTCGTACCCACGAGCAGCAGCACAAATCCGCCGGCGGCGGCATTACCGGAGCCATTCAACTTGAATACCAAGTCGGCCCTGACGGCGAACAGTATGCAGTCGGCGGCGAAGTGAGCGTCGATACATCAAAAGAAGAGACCCCCGAAGCGACCATCCAAAAGGCGCAACAAATTCAGCGCGCAGCGCTGGCGCCCGCAGAACCATCAAACCAAGACCGGGCGGCTGCGTCAAAAGCCCAGCGCATGGAAGCGGAGGCCCGCTTGGACCTCAACGAGGAATCACGAGAAAACGCTGGCATTTCTGACCCCACCGTAGATGAAGACGGTGAAACAGAAGAAGCAGAAAACCCCAAAAACGACATCCCGGCGGTAATCCGTAGCGAGCGTACGCCTGAGGACACCATCAAGTCAGCGGACCAGATTCAGCGCGCCGCTTTGTATAGCGGCGAAGTGACCGCCAGCGACCGCTTGGCGGCGACTACTGCGCGCCGTCTTGAAGCCGAAGCGCGTCTTGAATTGTTGGTCAAATCTCAGAATGTCGAAGTCACATTACCAGGACAACTGAATACTGAAGAAGTGGAATTACCGATCGAAAAAGTGAAAAATAACGAGCAAGTTGATATTTTAATCAGCAAGCTGAGTGAGAACTCAGATAAGAGTTCAGATCAGAAATCTGAAGACACTCCCCACATTGATCTCGTCGCTTGA
- a CDS encoding rhodanese-like domain-containing protein, with protein sequence MKHAPGFLKLVQESKKRVVETNVAEVKQRMDASEEFVLVDVREDHEWDNGRLPQAIHLGKGIIERDVEGKLPDHDQEIILYCGGGYRSALAADALQQMGYTNVKSMDGGFTGWKNAGLPIVTE encoded by the coding sequence ATGAAACACGCACCAGGATTCTTGAAACTCGTCCAAGAATCAAAAAAACGCGTCGTCGAAACTAACGTCGCTGAAGTCAAACAGCGCATGGACGCGAGCGAAGAATTTGTTCTAGTGGATGTTAGAGAAGATCATGAATGGGACAACGGGCGTCTGCCCCAGGCGATTCATCTTGGCAAAGGCATCATCGAACGCGACGTTGAAGGCAAGCTTCCCGATCACGACCAAGAGATCATATTGTATTGCGGCGGCGGTTATCGTTCGGCGCTGGCGGCTGACGCGTTGCAGCAGATGGGGTACACCAACGTCAAATCAATGGACGGCGGCTTTACTGGTTGGAAAAACGCCGGACTGCCGATTGTGACGGAGTAA
- a CDS encoding ABC transporter ATP-binding protein produces the protein MNQLAIDIQHCTKIFRRKCAVHDLNLQIEPGKVYGLAGDNGAGKTTTIKMMLGLQRPTEGHLSIMGFSPAWETVRLKRMIGYVSENREMWQWMKIHEIIWFTKQFYLEWDDQLVESTRNDMNLDPEAKIKHLSRGERAKLALLLAIGHRPPLLILDEPSSGLDPIVRREILEQVVSLIQSEGRTVFFSSHLLDEVERVADDVGIMHNGRLLRNQSLTSLKESAKRIRVTWNGDIPEREQLSAVNWIEGSGREESYFSGEFEDGVLEQFRAYKPIDLQVEPMSLEEIFVETVRSARRGM, from the coding sequence ATGAACCAGTTAGCGATTGACATCCAACATTGCACCAAAATTTTCCGCCGCAAGTGTGCGGTGCATGACCTCAATTTGCAGATCGAACCGGGCAAGGTTTACGGCCTCGCTGGCGATAACGGCGCCGGAAAAACCACGACGATCAAAATGATGCTCGGCCTACAGCGTCCCACGGAAGGCCATCTCTCCATCATGGGCTTCAGCCCCGCCTGGGAGACCGTACGGCTCAAACGCATGATCGGCTATGTTTCGGAAAATCGCGAAATGTGGCAATGGATGAAGATTCACGAAATCATCTGGTTTACCAAACAGTTTTATCTGGAATGGGACGATCAGCTGGTCGAAAGTACTCGCAACGACATGAACCTCGATCCAGAGGCCAAGATCAAACACCTGTCGCGCGGCGAACGCGCAAAACTGGCGCTACTGTTGGCGATTGGCCACCGCCCTCCCCTGCTGATTCTGGACGAGCCGTCTTCCGGTCTCGACCCGATTGTAAGGCGGGAGATCTTAGAGCAAGTCGTCTCGCTGATCCAAAGCGAAGGGCGCACGGTGTTCTTCTCATCGCACCTGTTGGACGAAGTCGAGCGCGTCGCCGACGACGTGGGCATCATGCACAACGGGCGGCTGTTGCGCAACCAATCGCTGACTTCGCTGAAAGAAAGCGCCAAGCGTATCCGCGTCACCTGGAACGGCGATATACCAGAACGCGAACAACTGAGCGCCGTCAATTGGATCGAAGGAAGCGGACGCGAAGAGTCGTACTTCTCCGGGGAATTTGAAGACGGGGTCTTAGAGCAGTTTCGCGCCTACAAGCCGATTGACTTGCAGGTCGAACCCATGAGTTTGGAAGAAATATTCGTCGAAACCGTGCGGTCCGCCCGGCGGGGAATGTGA
- a CDS encoding GntR family transcriptional regulator, whose amino-acid sequence MILDIDPSNGVPIFMQVVQQVKYKIATGTLTSGEQLPSVRQLASNLRVNPNTISRAYTDLERDGVIKTRRGMGCFVADNPVTIEKAERLNLVGRHLDRALTEAYHLKIAFDEVNQLLQERNRVFMEGRAS is encoded by the coding sequence ATGATCCTAGATATTGACCCATCCAATGGAGTCCCGATCTTCATGCAGGTTGTACAGCAAGTGAAGTACAAAATTGCGACGGGAACTCTCACGTCAGGGGAGCAACTGCCTTCAGTCAGGCAACTCGCTTCAAATCTCCGGGTGAATCCCAATACCATATCGAGGGCTTACACCGATCTTGAGCGCGACGGCGTCATCAAAACGCGCCGCGGTATGGGGTGCTTTGTGGCTGACAATCCGGTCACCATCGAGAAGGCGGAACGCCTTAATCTGGTGGGTCGGCATCTCGACCGCGCGTTGACCGAGGCCTACCACCTGAAAATCGCTTTTGACGAAGTCAACCAATTGCTGCAAGAGCGCAACCGCGTCTTCATGGAAGGGAGAGCGTCATGA
- a CDS encoding PQQ-dependent sugar dehydrogenase, protein MVKLIHVLSLFVVTFVLVFQSHSQPNAEFEVVLEDVVASLDQPVAGTHAGDGSGRLFILEQKGKIRIIENGALLDEPFLDISDRVEVNSNGYDERGLLGMAFHPNYKSNGRFFVYYTAPSQQSGANSTSVVAEYSVSDFSPNVAQSFEVQLLTFSQPQFNHNGGQLAFGPDGMLYIASGDGGGANDQHGSIGNGQNLNTLLGKILRINVDAPDGNLIPSDNPFVGVDGLDEIWAYGLRNPWRFSFDRETGRLFCADVGQNRIEEINIIKRGGNYGWRIMEGSDCFNPTNCNSEGLELPIAEYNHAANRISVNGGYVYRGRQFSSMIGQYIFSDYAGDFFALEETAPDNWLLKEVSWELASGAHPSIAITSFVEDEDGELYVLYAIGNLFSAPGRLARVTVPGDAPASAHDWQLYHSNE, encoded by the coding sequence ATGGTTAAACTGATTCATGTTTTGAGTCTCTTCGTTGTTACATTTGTTCTCGTGTTCCAGTCCCATTCCCAACCAAACGCTGAGTTTGAAGTTGTGTTAGAAGATGTTGTGGCTTCACTCGATCAACCGGTTGCTGGAACCCACGCAGGCGACGGCAGCGGACGGCTGTTTATTCTTGAGCAAAAGGGAAAAATTCGCATCATTGAAAACGGCGCCTTGTTGGACGAACCATTTTTGGATATCAGCGACCGGGTCGAAGTCAATTCAAATGGCTACGACGAACGCGGCTTGTTAGGAATGGCGTTTCACCCCAATTATAAAAGCAACGGGCGCTTCTTTGTGTACTACACCGCCCCCAGTCAACAAAGCGGAGCGAATAGTACATCGGTCGTCGCGGAATATTCGGTTTCGGATTTTAGCCCAAACGTAGCGCAGTCGTTTGAAGTTCAACTGTTAACATTTTCACAGCCGCAGTTTAACCACAATGGCGGCCAGTTGGCGTTCGGTCCCGATGGAATGCTCTACATCGCCAGCGGCGACGGCGGCGGCGCCAATGACCAGCACGGCTCCATCGGCAACGGGCAAAACTTAAATACGCTGTTAGGTAAAATTCTTAGAATCAACGTCGATGCGCCAGACGGCAACTTGATCCCAAGCGACAACCCGTTCGTCGGCGTGGACGGATTAGACGAAATCTGGGCGTATGGGTTGCGCAACCCCTGGCGCTTCTCGTTCGACCGCGAAACCGGGCGACTGTTCTGCGCGGATGTCGGGCAAAACCGTATAGAAGAAATTAACATCATCAAACGCGGCGGCAACTATGGCTGGCGCATCATGGAAGGCAGCGATTGTTTTAATCCAACCAATTGCAATTCAGAAGGGTTGGAACTGCCCATTGCAGAATACAACCACGCGGCGAACCGCATTTCCGTAAACGGGGGATATGTCTATCGCGGGCGCCAGTTCAGCAGCATGATCGGGCAGTATATTTTCTCTGATTATGCGGGCGATTTTTTTGCGCTGGAAGAAACCGCGCCTGACAACTGGCTGTTGAAAGAGGTATCCTGGGAACTCGCAAGCGGGGCGCATCCATCGATTGCGATCACATCGTTCGTCGAGGATGAAGACGGTGAATTGTACGTGCTTTACGCCATCGGTAACCTATTCAGCGCACCGGGGCGGCTTGCTCGGGTGACCGTGCCCGGCGATGCGCCCGCCTCGGCTCATGACTGGCAACTGTATCATTCTAACGAATGA
- a CDS encoding tetratricopeptide repeat protein: protein MPAPMSGQEAADFWIQKGNYPKALLALRPLVNESPDNANLFYQIGYCLVKMGQYEEAHQELQRALSIDPNHAEAKKLLDRVDYNPDAEGAHSIPDDIFNDAIASSRVLKRIACPQCGAELLKGARDCSHCKYVFPQYKLVKAITSVVIVIAFLAGGRYYFLGPDAFVLPMPTLNQTAGFFVGFLQTVTTLFVAALLTNYCELDKAWNFEWKLDLGASVLTAICMAPINMYAFLLIKEISKIPGWAIFLLGVRIFVFIATVLFLVLFFQRKIIYLVLLVLTYYCISPLFYLLFTPLRWLAGII from the coding sequence ATGCCTGCGCCAATGAGCGGCCAAGAGGCTGCGGACTTTTGGATTCAAAAAGGCAATTACCCCAAAGCCCTGCTTGCGCTACGGCCGCTCGTGAATGAGTCGCCCGATAACGCCAATTTGTTCTATCAGATCGGCTATTGCCTTGTTAAAATGGGGCAGTATGAAGAAGCGCATCAGGAACTTCAACGTGCGCTATCCATCGACCCCAATCATGCCGAAGCCAAGAAACTACTCGACCGCGTCGATTACAACCCCGACGCCGAGGGTGCTCACTCGATCCCTGATGATATATTCAATGACGCCATCGCGTCGAGCCGCGTATTAAAACGAATCGCTTGCCCTCAGTGCGGCGCGGAACTTCTCAAGGGCGCTAGAGATTGCTCGCATTGCAAGTATGTTTTCCCGCAATATAAATTAGTCAAAGCGATAACAAGCGTCGTAATTGTCATCGCCTTTCTCGCGGGAGGCCGCTATTACTTTCTTGGGCCGGATGCGTTTGTGCTCCCCATGCCGACGCTCAATCAAACCGCAGGCTTTTTTGTGGGGTTTCTTCAGACCGTGACAACGTTATTTGTTGCAGCGCTGTTGACCAATTACTGCGAACTGGACAAAGCCTGGAATTTTGAGTGGAAACTCGATTTGGGCGCGTCAGTATTGACTGCAATCTGTATGGCGCCGATCAATATGTATGCGTTTTTACTGATTAAAGAGATTTCGAAGATACCAGGGTGGGCTATTTTTCTACTTGGAGTTCGCATCTTTGTTTTTATTGCAACGGTTTTGTTCTTGGTTCTTTTCTTTCAACGTAAGATAATTTATTTGGTATTGTTGGTTCTTACCTACTATTGCATCAGCCCATTGTTTTATTTATTGTTTACACCTCTGCGTTGGTTGGCGGGTATAATATAA